In Myxocyprinus asiaticus isolate MX2 ecotype Aquarium Trade chromosome 27, UBuf_Myxa_2, whole genome shotgun sequence, the DNA window gaaaaaaatgTCACTATTATGTCACTATTATAAGTGCATGTCaaataacatattaaaataataaaaaagacatgtcatgactcctttaaacaatgtcggcttattaagcataataagatgtaagattgtgcatgtaaacacgctcagttATTAAGATGTTAGATTGTTTGGCTTTGGTTTTCTCTAAcatcagttgttgtttttttgcagtgatgTGTAACCTGAGGCATGACGTCTGTACATATTGATGTGATATATGTGGcaatttcaaacagctttctcttttttaatatttttacattttataaagccGGGAGACTTTGATGAAGACTCatcagtgttattttttcataaaccttttttttttttttttctgatgaatCTTTGGACCAAATAGTGGATGCTGCCTTTTTTTGTATCCACTTGGGTTAAAcaatccaaataaaaatatttttttatcaaacaaTTCAAGGAGGAAAAGATGACAGTATTCTTCACTATAAGCTAAGCTGCCTGTAAAGTGCTCACGGACTGTTGCATGGGCATGCTGGACTGACCCACTCAAATGCTGCATTACATTGGTGGGAGTTTTGCATCACATCCctgtttgtttttaaaggaacAAGGGATGCTTCAGAAACTCAAGAGGAAGCATCTCTCCCAGTCTTGATGGTCTCCAAGAACACAAGGAGTTTAAATGACTTAATGGTCCCTCAAAAGACAGCATCTCAATAATATCAGTTAATATTGACTGTCCTCAGTGTGTAGGTCGTATGAGGGTGCGAACAGCCCTCAGTTTGGTCAGTATTCTTTTCATGGATGAACTTTACTGAGACGAGCTCTTGGAGAGGTTGTGAGATCAGGGATTGGCTTCATGGATGCAGTTGCTCAGCAACAGCAACATGGGAAGCTCTGACATGGAATGATACAGGACAGATCATTATTTTGGAAATACTATTGAACAGTAATTTACTATGATTTATTTCTCTGTTACTGTTAAATGTttggtttatttagtttttttttttttttttttttttttggccgattaacataaaaatacatcGAAAGCATCAGGAACTGACGCCCAAAGACCAACTTTTGGAGTGCAAGCATTTCTATGTTATTGCAATGGAATATAATCATTGACAGTAAAAGGAGATTCTACGTCCATTTTAAAACAGTGCGGCATAATAGTGAGCAAGAGAAGTGTGTTATATTgtatctgtttatttttcatttctttaatACTACTGCATCTACATTTTGCTATATTTTGTTAGTGCATATTTGTTGTGAAACTTTGAATGAGATATATGTTAACTGTGACTACCTGCCGTTACAATCCCTTATACATATTCCATATGATTTGTTCATAGTAATTTATGGTATGTACTGATTGCCTTTTGAAGATGGTGATAACTGAAGACGTTTTTGTGAACAGTTTTGAAGTTTTTGAAGCTGTTTTTACATTTAAGAAGGTATTGCTCTCTTATCTTTTATAGCATGAAAGCATAGAAAGTGTTAAAGGAGCAATTTTGTTTATAAGTCATTGGTgaaaatgtgtgggaaccctgtacataagcatttatatatatatatatatatataaaatgataatTTAACCATAaccaattattttcatgacattacaATTAACCAGTGATGAATTTGTGTAAAGTTCTTAAATACTTATATTACTACGCAGATACTAGGTTTGGATTTTTATGAGCATTATTTGACAGACTATGTGTTTTGAGAAGCTTTGatttaaataactgtaaaaagCATCTTGATTGACCAATAACATAATTGAaacattttagaaacaaaacagaaTGGCGTGAAATTACCAAAACATTTTACTGTGtaacttttgtttttcattttatttacagtgttttaaaacGCAAAGAATGTTGTAATATGAAGATATTAAACGATTTTGCTGCTGAATCAGTCTTTGTATTTAATAGTTGATATGGGATAAATAATAGCATCCTTAGCTACTGCCTGACAGCtattacattcattcattcatatgctTCCTAAAATATGTGTTATAAAATAGAAATGAAAGTTTGTTACAAGTTAACCAAACTTGTCTTTCCTCGGAAGAGCCTGAACTGGAGAACACAAGTTCACCATCATACCTTTAGCCAGGCACTTAACCTGGGGCTAAATCTGGGGCATCCCAATGAGCCGGGTTGAGCTGTGAACCCGTATCAGTGTTGGGAAGTGTTAATTAGCCTACGTTGtacagtagtgtgacagtagttcagctattttcacaattgtGTCGATTGTCTAGGAATGATCTACTTTTTCTGAGTTATGTCTTATGTAACTGAACACTGCATTGCTTTTTGTCACACTGAATTGCGCACAGATCAGCAGCCAAGCAAACCCAGACATAATAATCAATTGTGGCTACCTTAGCcattcttaaaaacatttaagcaaaaaataaatgactcgtgttattttttgtaataaattgtgTAGAATAAttgtgtgatatggccctacctcagcactgctgtgattcgaccacaggtaatcacagcagtgctgatttagggccatatagcacgattgtgagtgtgatattgcttatatacaacagttcaatgaacaagtacatttaaaaaaaaaaaaacacagaacatgtccgagtgctgatgttctgagacataagcactcttggaacatctctcgtccaatcagattcaaggatcagaactaactgttgtatattagaATATAGAAGATGCAGTCCCtgacatgtatatgtatatgaaaGGTTAATTGTTGGTCTCTATGGGCACTGCGCAGTAATATAGTAGCTTGGTGAACAGACATTTTGTGTCATAATAAATTGCATATTTTAGTACAATTGGCAGGTTTTATTGACCAGTCAGCATCCAGAGCACAAACTACCCAATTATTTTAAAGCTAAATAAAGCATTACAGCTAGTCAAATATAAGCTATTGTTGTTTGGCACTGGCATTCATCCATTTTTGCAAGATAATGTAGGTTATTTCAAATGCTTAGGTAAACAAATAGGTGATTTATCATTAGCTCAGAAATAGTCTTTTCATGACATTACAGGAAATATTGGAACTGCAAAAGTGTGGCGTCTTTCTTTcataaacaaaacagaacaacCAAAGTCGTTCATTGTGCTTTTATTAGAAATCAAATAATCCAAACGTAAAAATATGAACCGAGTAATAATACATGGTTGCAATAAAACACGAGTTGTGTTTAAAAGTTTGGCCTGAAATGCAAAAGCCAATGAATGACTGAATAGATAAATTAAAAGTTGAGAGTCCagcactaaaaaaagaaaaaagaaactacaACAGGTCAAGTTTAACAGGAAGTGGATTATCTTAAAGGGAAAGCATTTTCAACTACAAAAGTATAAAAAAGGAATCACGTTTCAGCATGTACAGAGAACCTTTTATAAAATTTCGCTTTTGTGtccaacaatgaaaaaacaaaaaaacaaaacctatAGAAAAGACTTTCGTGCTGAAGGGTCACACCCGGCAATACGAATGAGGTGCTTTCAGCATGCCAATACAAACAATGCTGTAGCTTATTGCACACAGGGAGGGACTGCACACAGGACATACAATACCACATCAATCTCATGTTATCTTGAATTAACAGGACAAATAAATTAGAACACTGAAAAAAGTAAACAGTCAAGTTACAAAAACAGCACTTACACAAGTTTCAACTCAGATGGATACCTGACTATGTTAGGTTGCATGTTCTGTTGTGGCATTGAACAGCTTTGCAAACAAGAACAGTGTTATATACTAcacaatgttttaatgtttgattGATGTACTTAAAATGTGCTGTTGTCTTTGTTGGAGTCTATCAGTCTAATGATAAATACTGTTGAAACATACTTTTGTTCAGTAAGCTTtttaaaatattccacaaaattcATAGCAGAGGATGCACTCATTAATGCTGCATTTCACAcctatacaaaacaaaaacaaaatccagAAGCTTACTGGTAATATGCATATTTCGATCATTTTGTCGTCACTTTTTACATCTGTGAATTTGAACTACAGCAATCAAAAGCACTGACACAGCAATggtgaaaatctaaaaaaaaaaaaaaaaacaccttttcaAATATGTGGTAAATCTCATACTTGgggaaaaatgcacaaaaaaaaaaaagtaaataaaataactatCTAGGGTGTTTGGCACTAATGTAAGAGATTGTACGTCTCTCACCTAATTTTAAGGTAGGGAAGAAAGAAAAAGTGTGTGTTTTGTAAGAGACCATAtaagtttaaatggcaaatgaaaTGTATGCGTCAATTTGTGCAGTAATGCGtgtctgtggaatgcaaaagtcGAGGAAGCTTAAGAGAGCTCAAGAATTGTGGGATCAGAAGCCAGAGGGAGTGAGAATGTTCATATCTCGATGTCTCAGTCTGTGACAGGATGTTTTCTTGCCCTCTTCGCCACTCATCTCCATCTTGGTGGATTGGAAGTTGGCGGGATCTTCAACCATGACGTTAACTTGAGCCTTCACGGCATCCATGGTTTTAGACTTCTGAACTCCAAAGTACGACTGCAGCGTGAATCCCCCTGTAGTCATGGAAAcagcaaaaagaaacaagaagAACATTAAacttgaccctatttactttctaaaaaaaTGCATCCTCATAATTTGATCAAAGCATTCTGGAAAATCAGAGAAATACTTCAAAATAGTTCAGTGCAGCAGCACTCAACAACTGACTACAGCACTAATTTTCCAGTGTCACAAGTTCAATATAAGAGCACATTAAGATAAATATGAGACTTGTCTAAAATTTCATTTCCTTTCAACATCCCATAATGCCACAGGAATTTCATCAGCTATACAGACTGAACAATTTGATGGTAAAAATCAATTCAAAAGTCAACTAGAATTTTTTCATATAGCTGCTCACTATATATAACAGCAGTGataatttgcagtttttttttttcatttgtcataatttttgtcttttgatgaaaatgtacttttaaactagacaatatttcatcatgacacttttgttaattttcttccattttactctgactaaatggcatataattttaatcGACAAAAATAACTTTTCAGTTGACGACAatgtacaaaatgacaaaaacatgtatcagACTGTAAcaaaccaaactttaaccaaataacTGAATATTTTGAAACATATCTAAACTGCTCTACACTTTAAACATAATTAAAGATTGATATATCTAATATGCAAGAttataggtgcactcagtaattttttcccaattaaaaaagttttactcctaatgaaattaactgtaattttgaaacatgtataaaatcatgagcgctcacatgagatgaggactctagtcatatcagtaaccttataaaagctgttttattctacatggggcaggggcgccctcatggggcagccattttagaatcacatgaccagctaaattctactggcttaatctcagtaaccgtcttgtttttggacactttactcttggattaaatgaatcatggctgactgtaaatagtgaatttctataatggcatctgtaactgaaaacttttgtccaagatgacacgagcaaaaatGTACTGAGTGTACTTTTAAACAACATGAAAACACAGTCCTGAAATCCTGAGCTCCtttctttttaaatacataaataaaacagtgttggtgcattgttaatatattgcaaaattaacagcatttgctgctgcatccacagatgcaagttaaggctttacgatgcaaagcagaagccctacatcaacactgtccagaatcGCTGGTCATTAATTGTCAACAGTACATTTTAATTAGAACCGTTTGATTATCGTCACGATGCATCTCTAACAAACCCTTGGTCAATGAACATTTCCATCAGTAGATCAACAGTTTGACTTAGAGCTTCAAAATGTACAACAGGTTCTTGCCAGGTGTGTTAGTCTCTGATCCCGGGTCAGTGGGGGATTTCTGCACGATGGGGCGCACCCTGAAGAGATTCCACCGTTCACCTCCCTGTCCACCTCCTTCATTACCACCCATTGAAACACTTGTGATGACACTGCTGATCTTAGACTGGGAGTATCAGAGGTCAGGACCCTGGCTGAACCAACTCCTGTTTAAAAAGAGGGATGAAAATTATCAGTACATTTCTTCCTCAATTCTTCATATTCTTAATTGTGACTCATTTTCACTGTTCAAAGTCCATacatgcagttgaagtcagaagtttacatacagcatagccaaatacatttaaactcattatttctcaattcctgacattaaaccgttgaaaacattccctgtattaggtcagttactaatttattttaagaatgagaaatgtcagaataatagtagagagaaagatttatttcagcttttctttctttcatcacattcccagtgggtcagaagtttacatacactttgttagtatttggtagcattgattttaaattgtttaacttgggtcaaatgttttgggtatccttccataagcttctcacaataagttgctggaattttggcccattcctccagacagaactggagtaactgagtcaggtttgtaggcctccttgctcgcacatgctttttcagttctgcccacaagtcTTCtgtcggactgaggtcagggctttgtgttggccactccaataccttgactttgttgtccttaagccattttgccacaactttggaggtatgcttggggtcattgtccgtttggaagacccatttgcgaccgagctttaacttcctggatgatgtcttgagattttgcttcaatatatccatataagtttccttcctcatgatgccatctattttgtgaagtgcaccagtccctcctgcagcaaagcaccccacaacatgatgctgccacccccatgcttcacagttgggatggtgttcttcggcttgcaagcctcaccctttttcctccaaacataacgttggtcattatggccaaacagttcaatttttgtttcattagacccgaggacatttctccaaaaagtaagatctttgtccccatgtgcacttgcaaactgtagtctggcttttttatggcggttttggagcagtggcttcttccttgctgaggagCCTTTCCGGTTATGTCAATAAAGGActcgttttgctgtggatatagatacttgtctacctgtttcttccagcatcttcacaaggtcctttgctgttgttctgggattgaattgcactttttcgcaccaaaatatgCTCCTCTCTAGGAGactgaatgtgtctccttcctgagcggtatgatggctgagtggtcccatggtgtttatacttgcatactattgcttgtacagatgaacgtggtaccttcaagtgtttggaaattgcacccaaggataaaccagacttgtggaggtccacaatttttttttctgagatcttggctgatttcttttgattttcccatgatgtcaagcaaagaggcacggagtttgaaggtaggccttaaaatacatcaataggtacacctccaattgactccaattagcctatcagaggctaattgtctaaaggcttgacattttttctggaattttccaagctgcttaaagacacagttaacttatgtaaacttctgacccactggaattgtgatatagtcaattaaaagtgaaacaatctctctgtaaacaattgttggaaaaattactcgtgtcatgcacaaagcagatgtcctaaacgacttggcaaaactatagtttgctaacatgaaatctgtggagtggttaaaaaatgagatttaatgacttcaacctaagtgtatgtaaacttctgacttcaactgtataaatcGACAGTTTACACATGTAACCCAAACTACAccagaaaacataaaaacagtCTATATATCAACATGCCCACGAAATGTTGCTGTGAGTCTATACTTTCACCTGTGACTGATGTTAAGATATGAGGGGAGTGACAAAGTCCTCTCTGAAGTCCTCGCTCGGCATCTTCAACTACTACAAtaagaaaacaaacaacagtaataAATAACCAGCTGCGTCATAAAAAGTGCAATACTCTCCcaattaaatatataacataGTCTTTAGACACACGGccataaataacaacaaaacagtTTATCCAGAGCTCATAACTACAAAATCAAACAAGTCATGAGGGTCTTCAAAAAAAGATCAAACTGTGAACCTAAACTTCCACCACAAGCATCAAGCAAACTCCAGGATAATCTTAACATTAACATACCCATAACAGTTGATAGTAGAACTAGAGACCTCAAATGTTATATAACTAAGAACTTCAAAAGAAAATATAGCCGATAATCATTAAGTACCCGTCCTACTTAGATCAAAACACAACTGCAGTGGATTTACGTTATCTAACGCCTCTCACAGCCAAGGCCAGTTCATGCGTCATTTCAAACAGCTGATAGTGACACAATAATACAATTTAGTGACGTTAATTTAGACCTTTAAGCTTTTAAATCATACACTGTGTTAAATCCAAGTCCTCGTGGCTCAACACTAGTAAACCAGCCCTTGTTTACAACACAAAACTCACCTTTTCCGCGCTATAGCTCGTTTGTTGTCCGATCCAGCGGGATCTTCCATTTGCtccatgtttttaaattaaatattcgtTAGTGGTATTCCAGTGTAGAGGGAAAACACCGAAAATTCGTCGTTAAACTGGATTTTTCACGCCAGCGGAGAGATGTCAAAGGAGAACAAGAACAACGCGTTCAGCCAAAATGACGGACAGGAAGTTgcatgtttcaaaataaaagtccactgCGGCAGGACTGACTGTAAACTCAAAACACAACAATCTTTTGAATTTATCTTGAGTGCCTCTTTGTTTATAATTAGATCGGCATAGTGAGAGGGTAACAGACAAATATAGTAACTCGAGATGCAAAATTTAGACTAATTTGTGAGACACCTCGATCAGTAATACGaacactaatacattttacagcaattgtattaaagggatagttttctcatcatttactcgccctcatgccatcccagatgtgcatgaacttctttcttatgcagaacacaaattaagatttttagaagaatatttcagctctgtaggtccatacaatgcaagtaaatggtgactaaaacgcagaagctccaaaaagcacaaaggaaacattaaaataatccagatgactccagtggttaaatccatgtcttctgaagcgatatggcaggtgtgggtgaaaatcagattaatgtttaagtcctttttaactgaaaatctacaatttcactttcacattcagccatcaactggtcagggctggtcaaaggtggagattgatattaaaaaaggaattaaatattgatctgtttctcacccacacctttcatatcacctctgaagacatggattaaaccactggagttgtatggattacttttatgctgcctttatgtgatttttggaccttctgcaTTTTAGTCACCatatacttgcattgtgaggaccaacagagctgaaatattcttctaaaaatcttcatttgtgttttgcagaataaagaaaatcatacacatctggcatggcatgagtgtgagtaaataatgagagaattttcatttttgggtgaactatttctttaaaggtgcactcggtatttatttatttcacattatatattttaaattaattgtaattttgaagcgTGTATAAAATCATGGGCACTCacagatgaagactctagtcatatcagtaaccatatcaatgctgttttattctacatggagagggtccgcacatgggggctgccatgttagagtcacatgaccagccgaacactactcgcttaatttcagtaaccgtcttgttattggacactttcactcatgaatgcaattaatcatgactgattgtgatcattgaatttctacaatggcatctgtaactgaaaacctTTCCATTTGAGTGATGCTGTATTCATGCCTCTAGGTGTGagtgtaagtctaagatgacaaACAAGAAAAATTATGCCTACAGTGCACCTATAATCAAGGCATAAACATATAGgctgtaaaacaaaaaatatagaaAGTGGAAAAACCATTCCAACTTTCTGTGCAACTTGGAGTGATATAATTgactaaataatttattaaatttctTCATACTTAACCATCTTAGGTAAGACACTGAACTTGTTAAACATACCATAATTCAATTTACACTCCAAATTGTcatttaacaataataattgGCAGAGGCCTGATAGATGCTACAGTACAGGGGCATCTCtgcagtgtttattgtgtttatttagagtcccacagacacactatattaacccctaaccctaacctttccttacaaaaattaaccaaggttttactacagtaatcatagtattaccatggtagttTGTAGTAaagtcatagtaaccacaaaaataaacaattaaacaataTTTCTGTTTCCTcgtggatgtaaaaaaaaataaaaaataaataaataaataaatttcagcagatgtctttgagacatttattatttagaatgtttTATAAATCTGTAAATCCAAActttgttattttgtatttattattataagtagtattaaaggaaatattaagagtggagacaggaaacacgATGGGAAAAAGGCAGAATTGACCCCGGGTCTGTCCGCACTAAAAAAGCACATCTTCATCTTTACACACTACACCATTGAAGCAACACTTGATAGTGAATTTTGTCTTTAATTTTTGCGTTCCACCAGgatattggagtgcaaatagccgagCTGTGTGGCAGGagcaatttacagtgcaaaaactcaccaataataataataatgcacaaCAATAAGATTAACTGATGGAAATATATTTCTGATGTGACATGGAAGGCACTGCATTACAGCTCATTTTGCGTAGgacaacatttttattcataCCAGAGATTGAAATTAAGcaacaaatatatacaaaaaccCTGCagtgacgtttcttttttttttttttttttgctttctatGTAGTCTGTAATATCAAGCAAACTTTACAGTACATCCACTATACAGCACTGTCTCAATGATCCATAATAACATTCATGTAAAATGAATCAATTTATTTAAGGTGTCATTACATCTCAAATCTTAAGATTATGAATAAATAAGTTTAACTACATCATGAAAAGTCAGAAATCCAGTACATTGGTCATATTGTTCCCCAAACGTAAAGCATGAGAAGAGATTATTATTATTCGTCTAGAGAAAACAAAAGTAGACATTTCAATTTCTTCCCAAAAGGCTATGAACTAAACTTAAGATAAACATTTACATGTGTACAGATTTAAACCTGAAATACATTCCCTGGGTTAATGTCCttattaaaaagaacatttaatcaAGTGTTATCTAATAAATGGTATGAGAACAGTTATTTCTCTCATTTAAGAATTCAAAAACAAAGCACCATAAATGAACTCTTTCCTCCATTCCTTAATGTCCAGCATCTTTGCAAACACCCTTTAAGACAAGTTGTTTTTACCTGTTACTGTATAAACTaaaacatcatttacaactacacATAATTAAACATAAAAAGAACCCAGTGCTGTACAGTTTATCTGAGTTTCTAAACTATTATTGCTATGCAAACAATCTCCTTGATTCTTTTTAGACCGGTTTCCTGAGCACAGATGTACCATAGCACTAAACTAAATTTCCTGACAACTAGTTTCTAACTAGATAAATCTCTGACAATGAAACAGGTCTTAAATATCAGATTTTTCTAAATGACTCCCATTTTCCAGTTTACTCTGTTTATATAATATACTTACAATATGATACTactgcatgcaatttattttcttGGTGCAAGATAATCTTTCAGATGACTCATGCTCTTATCGGATTAGAATGCCAtacttgttttttaaaaaaaaaaattgttttatgtatCTTTCCTCTGAGGTTTCTTTAATACAATACATAGATGTGAGATAACAAATGAAACATATTTGGCACAGGAATAGTGGAACTGTACCTCCTGAAAACAAATGAAGTTACATGGTATCCATAATTCTGTTTTCAAGTCAATAAGGCGGGCATCACTTTGCGTGAGACAGTTTGATTTGGTCATTCTTAAGGACATTTTCAAGGTGCAGAGCTGCAGATCATTCTTGTAAACTGAGAATCAGCTCTTTCCATAAACTTCCCTTTGGAACCTATATGACACAATTGTGGACATCAAAATGCCAATTAATCatttaatacaacaacaactaattattattactacttaCTTTCCAAGTAATTATTTGAAGAAATGTGCCTATGAATAACTCATTTGAGTATTGATTTTCCTTTCATTGTAGTGTGTGGCAatattcagaatagcattcaaccATAATACTTTCACTATTTCTGTAGTATGCTGTATAAATGGTGTGCAGTACACAAAGTTTCTGTATGATGGAACCACATTTTTTCT includes these proteins:
- the LOC127417550 gene encoding putative monooxygenase p33MONOX encodes the protein MEQMEDPAGSDNKRAIARKSQSKISSVITSVSMGGNEGGGQGGERWNLFRVRPIVQKSPTDPGSETNTPGGFTLQSYFGVQKSKTMDAVKAQVNVMVEDPANFQSTKMEMSGEEGKKTSCHRLRHRDMNILTPSGF